In Planctomycetaceae bacterium, the sequence CGCTGCGCCTGCTGGTGCTGGCGCATGTGATCATGGGGGTCGCGGCGGCAGCCGCCCTGCCGTTCTTCTGGCCCCAACGCATGCCCCCCCTGTCGGCCTGGGCGTGGCCGGTGGCCGCCATGACCGGCTTTTACCTCATGGGGCAGATGGTGATCTTCCTGGCGCTGCAGCGCGTCGAGGCCTCCAGAATCGCCCCGCTGCTGGGGCTCAAGGTTCCGCTGCTGGCGATCATGGCGGTCGCCGCCGCTACCGCCCCGGCGCCGCTCCACGACTTCGTCGCGGTCATGGGCATCACGCAGGCCAAGGCCCCGGCCGGTCTGCAGTGGCTGGGCGTGGCGCTGGCGGTGGCGGCCGCGATGGCCTTATGCCACCACGCCGGACAATGGCTCTCGCTGAAGGTGGTGGCCGCGATCGTCTTCGTCTGCATCACCTATTCGCTGTCGGACCTGAACATCATCGCCACGCAGCACGTGCTGGCCGACACCGGCGTGGCTCCGGCGATCCTCAGCGCATGCATCTGCTACGTGCTGTGCGGCGCGATGGCGGCAGTCGCGCTGCCGTGGCTGGGCACTCGCAACCGCGGCGCGTGGGTGGATGCGGCCCCGTTTGCGGGCTGCTGGCTGGTGGCGATGATTCTCTTCTTCGCC encodes:
- a CDS encoding EamA family transporter, with the translated sequence MVVLGILMGLGCALAQSFGYIFSRRFVLHHHGGPLRLLVLAHVIMGVAAAAALPFFWPQRMPPLSAWAWPVAAMTGFYLMGQMVIFLALQRVEASRIAPLLGLKVPLLAIMAVAAATAPAPLHDFVAVMGITQAKAPAGLQWLGVALAVAAAMALCHHAGQWLSLKVVAAIVFVCITYSLSDLNIIATQHVLADTGVAPAILSACICYVLCGAMAAVALPWLGTRNRGAWVDAAPFAGCWLVAMILFFACLAHVSAIFGNILQSTRGLLSIVVGAATAHIGLLHLEGKMERWAFVRRVVAAMLMVGAIALYAAGA